A single genomic interval of Halorubrum aethiopicum harbors:
- a CDS encoding archaea-specific SMC-related protein produces the protein MSAEQFNEPRARIDVRNIGGIDDAEVTVPPGVSVLTGRNATNRTSFLKALMAALGSEKASLKGDAEEGSVTLEIDGQTYTRTLTRQGETVAFGGDPYLDDPELADLFAFLLENNEARRTVARGDDLRELIMRPIDTDRIDAEIESCKREREEIDEEIERLERIERELPELQEERREKRAELEEARDELATVQSELEELETDVEQSRSRKRELEEAFQRVRDARSELDDLEFDLETERTTLSELESERDELEETLAEAEPFETEPDRLAGRVEELRNRKRALDDTISNLTSVVSFNEDMLEGETLGLEGTDADESTELTDALTANDETTCWTCGSTVATEQIEGTLDRLRELRSEKLEERNDIESEITELTEKRSELRSKRREIERAEDGLAEVEAEIETTNERIADLEDRIEEKRTEIADLEAEAEAIEVGDHDDVLELHRESNELELRVERLEDDLDAIDEEIANREETLEDRDDLEAEREELTERLTDLRTRVERIEKDAVTAFNDHMETVLDILEYDNLDRIWIERRREEAREGRRKVTRTRFELHIVRSAADGSAYEDTIDHLSESEREVTGLVFALAGYLVHDVHEVVPFVVLDSLEAIDSDRIGRLVDYFRTHAEYLVAALLPEDAEALSSEYTYVTSID, from the coding sequence GTGTCGGCAGAACAATTCAACGAACCACGGGCGCGAATCGACGTTCGAAACATCGGAGGGATCGACGACGCCGAGGTCACCGTTCCACCCGGTGTCTCGGTGCTGACCGGACGAAACGCGACGAACCGGACGTCCTTTCTGAAGGCGCTCATGGCGGCGCTCGGCAGCGAAAAGGCCTCGCTCAAGGGCGACGCCGAGGAGGGTTCGGTCACCCTCGAGATCGACGGACAAACCTATACCCGAACGCTGACGCGGCAGGGAGAGACGGTCGCGTTCGGCGGCGATCCCTATCTCGACGATCCCGAACTCGCCGACCTGTTCGCCTTCCTGCTCGAGAACAACGAGGCGCGCCGCACCGTCGCCCGCGGTGACGACCTCCGAGAGCTCATCATGCGGCCGATCGATACGGACCGCATCGATGCCGAGATCGAGTCGTGTAAACGCGAGCGCGAAGAGATCGACGAGGAGATCGAACGACTCGAACGGATCGAGCGCGAACTCCCCGAACTTCAGGAGGAACGGCGCGAGAAACGGGCGGAACTCGAGGAGGCGCGAGACGAGTTGGCGACCGTTCAATCCGAACTCGAGGAGCTTGAAACGGACGTCGAACAGAGCCGCTCGCGAAAGCGAGAACTCGAGGAGGCGTTTCAGCGCGTCCGGGACGCCCGCTCGGAACTGGACGACCTCGAGTTCGACCTCGAAACCGAGCGGACGACTCTCTCCGAACTCGAATCCGAGCGCGACGAGCTCGAGGAAACGCTCGCCGAGGCGGAGCCGTTCGAGACGGAGCCGGACCGGCTCGCGGGACGCGTTGAAGAGCTTCGGAACCGCAAGCGAGCGCTCGACGACACGATCAGCAACCTCACGAGCGTCGTCAGCTTCAACGAGGACATGCTCGAAGGGGAGACGCTCGGTCTCGAAGGGACCGACGCCGACGAGTCGACGGAGCTGACCGACGCGCTGACGGCGAACGACGAGACGACCTGTTGGACCTGTGGGTCGACCGTCGCGACCGAACAGATCGAAGGAACGCTCGACCGGCTCCGCGAGCTGCGCTCGGAGAAGCTCGAGGAGCGGAACGACATCGAGTCCGAGATCACCGAACTCACGGAGAAACGATCGGAACTCCGCAGCAAGCGTCGGGAGATCGAGCGAGCCGAGGACGGACTCGCCGAGGTCGAAGCGGAGATCGAGACCACGAACGAGCGTATCGCGGATCTCGAGGACCGCATCGAGGAGAAACGAACCGAGATCGCGGACCTCGAGGCCGAAGCCGAAGCGATCGAGGTCGGAGACCACGACGACGTGCTCGAACTCCACCGGGAGTCCAACGAACTCGAACTCCGCGTCGAACGGCTCGAGGACGACCTCGACGCGATAGACGAGGAGATCGCGAACCGTGAGGAGACGCTCGAGGACCGTGACGACCTCGAGGCCGAACGCGAAGAGCTCACCGAGCGGCTCACGGACCTCCGGACCCGCGTCGAGCGCATCGAGAAGGACGCCGTGACGGCGTTCAACGACCACATGGAGACGGTGCTCGACATCTTGGAGTACGACAATCTCGATCGGATCTGGATCGAACGCCGCCGGGAGGAGGCACGTGAGGGGCGCCGAAAGGTGACGAGGACGCGGTTCGAGTTACACATCGTCCGCTCCGCCGCGGACGGGTCCGCGTACGAGGACACGATCGACCACCTCTCGGAGAGCGAACGCGAGGTGACCGGGCTCGTCTTCGCGCTCGCCGGTTACCTCGTTCACGACGTCCACGAGGTCGTTCCGTTCGTCGTCCTCGATTCGCTGGAAGCGATCGATTCGGACCGGATCGGACGCCTCGTCGACTACTTCCGCACACACGCGGAGTATCTCGTCGCTGCGTTACTGCCCGAAGACGCCGAGGCCCTCTCGAGCGAGTACACGTACGTGACGAGCATCGACTAG
- a CDS encoding sugar phosphate isomerase/epimerase family protein, translating to MDVGVLTVVLGDEPLEEALDYLSGLGVGTVELGCGGFVGDDHLDREAYLDDEAAQRELLELVEEHDLEISALSTHNNPLHPDDERAERAATEIREAVRLADQLGVDAVNTFSGLPAGGPNGEVPNWITAPWPPEHADALEYQWEEVAIPTWTALAEHADDHGVDIGIEMHPNMLVYEPTGMMRLREATNERVGANFDPSHLYWQGIDVTEAIRFLGERDAIHHVHAKDTKVYESNARIKGVLDTEPYTAEPDRSWLFRSIGYGHGEAHWKDVVSTLRMVGYEGALSIEHEDSLTSGREGLEKAVDVLQRAVFETQPGDAYWA from the coding sequence ATGGACGTAGGAGTCCTGACAGTTGTACTCGGTGACGAACCGCTCGAGGAAGCGCTCGATTACCTCTCCGGACTCGGCGTCGGCACGGTCGAACTCGGCTGCGGCGGGTTCGTCGGCGACGACCACCTCGATCGGGAGGCGTACCTCGACGACGAGGCGGCACAGCGCGAGCTGCTGGAGCTGGTCGAGGAGCACGACCTCGAGATCAGCGCGCTCTCGACGCACAACAACCCGCTCCACCCCGACGACGAGCGCGCCGAGCGCGCGGCGACGGAGATCCGAGAGGCGGTCCGGCTCGCCGACCAGCTTGGCGTGGACGCCGTCAACACCTTCTCCGGGCTGCCGGCGGGGGGACCGAACGGCGAGGTCCCCAACTGGATCACGGCCCCGTGGCCGCCCGAACACGCCGACGCGCTGGAGTACCAGTGGGAGGAGGTCGCGATCCCGACGTGGACCGCGCTCGCGGAGCACGCGGACGACCACGGCGTCGACATCGGCATCGAGATGCACCCGAACATGCTGGTGTACGAGCCGACGGGCATGATGCGCCTCCGAGAGGCGACGAACGAGCGCGTGGGCGCGAACTTCGATCCCTCCCACCTCTACTGGCAGGGGATCGACGTCACCGAGGCGATCCGCTTCCTGGGCGAACGCGACGCGATCCACCACGTCCACGCGAAGGACACGAAGGTCTACGAGTCGAACGCTCGGATCAAGGGCGTCCTCGACACCGAGCCGTACACGGCCGAGCCGGACCGCTCGTGGCTGTTCCGCTCGATCGGCTACGGGCACGGCGAGGCCCACTGGAAGGACGTGGTCTCGACGCTCCGGATGGTCGGCTACGAGGGCGCGCTCTCGATCGAACACGAGGACTCGCTCACGTCGGGCCGCGAGGGGCTAGAGAAGGCCGTCGACGTGCTCCAGCGAGCCGTCTTCGAAACGCAGCCGGGCGACGCCTACTGGGCCTGA
- a CDS encoding NADH-quinone oxidoreductase subunit D, which produces MQRHERPPAGRPVEAAVATLPDDAVVDRGSHENAPAVAIRADRVREVLSTLRSEAGLDHCSCVTAQEREDRFETIYHLTDYDDRTRELSVVVPTAIDDPVSESAAAVHRTAEWHEREAYDLVGIEYDDHPDLRRILLPETWKGHPLREEYDRDRPQIVALREHANPIGDDRREGDTMFLNVGPHHPSTHGVLHLEVVLDGEEVVDVEPDVGYIHRCEEQMCQESTYRHQIMPYPDRWDWGGAGLLNEWAYARVIEDLADVEVPEYAQVIRTMSAELSRVLSHLLFVAMYALDVSGEFTATFMYGFRDREAVQDVLEALTGQRMMFNYFRVGGVAWDLPEPREEFLRSVRSLTDELPRKLDEYHDLLTSNETFQLRCVDTGDLPPDVAKAYGVTGPVARGSGIDYDLRRDDPYGYYDELDWNVVTEDGRDNFSRVLVRLREIEESAAIVEQCVDLLADWPDSERVCQANVPRTLKPSGECYRAVEGAKGELGIYVRADGTETPARFKIRGPSFSNLSALPAMAEGEFVADLVATLGSLDTIMGEVDR; this is translated from the coding sequence ATGCAACGCCACGAACGCCCGCCCGCCGGCCGACCCGTGGAAGCGGCGGTCGCGACGCTTCCGGACGACGCGGTCGTCGACCGCGGATCGCACGAGAACGCGCCCGCGGTCGCCATCCGGGCCGATCGCGTCCGTGAGGTCCTCTCGACGCTTCGCTCGGAGGCGGGACTCGATCACTGCTCGTGCGTGACCGCACAGGAGCGCGAGGACCGCTTCGAGACCATATATCACCTCACCGACTACGACGACCGGACCCGGGAGCTGTCCGTCGTCGTCCCGACGGCGATCGACGACCCCGTCAGCGAGTCGGCCGCGGCGGTCCATCGAACGGCCGAGTGGCACGAACGGGAGGCCTACGACCTCGTCGGGATCGAGTACGACGACCACCCGGACCTCCGCCGGATCCTGCTTCCGGAGACGTGGAAGGGCCACCCGCTCCGGGAGGAGTACGACCGGGACCGGCCGCAGATCGTGGCGCTTCGCGAGCACGCCAACCCGATCGGCGACGACCGTCGGGAGGGCGACACCATGTTCCTCAACGTCGGCCCCCACCATCCCTCGACGCACGGCGTCCTCCATCTCGAGGTCGTCCTCGACGGCGAGGAGGTGGTCGACGTGGAGCCGGACGTCGGCTACATCCACCGCTGTGAGGAGCAGATGTGTCAGGAGAGCACCTATCGCCACCAGATCATGCCGTATCCCGACCGGTGGGACTGGGGCGGCGCCGGCCTGCTCAACGAGTGGGCGTACGCCCGCGTCATCGAGGACCTCGCGGACGTCGAGGTCCCCGAGTACGCGCAGGTGATCCGGACGATGAGCGCCGAGCTGTCGCGCGTTCTCTCGCACCTGCTGTTCGTCGCGATGTACGCGCTGGACGTGAGCGGCGAGTTCACGGCCACCTTCATGTACGGCTTTCGAGATCGGGAGGCCGTCCAGGACGTCCTGGAGGCGTTGACCGGCCAGCGGATGATGTTCAACTACTTCCGGGTCGGCGGCGTGGCGTGGGACCTCCCCGAGCCCCGCGAGGAGTTCCTCCGGAGCGTGCGGTCCCTCACCGACGAGTTGCCGCGGAAGCTCGACGAGTACCACGACCTGCTGACGAGCAACGAGACCTTCCAGCTCCGGTGTGTCGATACCGGCGACCTGCCGCCCGACGTCGCGAAGGCGTACGGCGTCACCGGGCCGGTCGCCCGCGGGTCCGGCATCGATTACGACCTGCGACGGGACGACCCCTACGGCTACTACGACGAACTGGACTGGAACGTCGTCACCGAAGACGGCCGCGACAACTTCTCTCGGGTACTCGTCCGACTGCGGGAGATCGAGGAGTCGGCGGCCATCGTCGAGCAGTGCGTCGACCTCCTCGCGGACTGGCCGGACTCGGAGCGCGTCTGCCAGGCCAACGTTCCGCGGACGCTGAAGCCGTCCGGCGAGTGCTACAGGGCCGTCGAGGGCGCCAAGGGCGAACTCGGGATCTACGTCCGCGCCGACGGCACCGAGACCCCCGCACGGTTCAAGATCCGCGGGCCGTCGTTCTCGAACCTCTCCGCGCTCCCGGCGATGGCGGAGGGCGAGTTCGTCGCCGACCTCGTCGCGACCCTCGGGAGCCTCGACACCATCATGGGCGAGGTGGACCGATGA
- the gfo6 gene encoding D-xylose 1-dehydrogenase Gfo6, which produces MTDDPLPSLDGFTRRDWQSGETTGTIRVAMVGLGWWTREQAIPAVAASDFCETTAVVSGSAEKVRSATDLADSIAHGLTYEEFHDGVAADAYDAVYVVTPNGAHLPYVETAADLGKAVLCEKPLEASVERAERLVEACGDADVPLMVAYRMQTEPAVRRAREVVESGAIGEPVVVHGHMSQRLLDEVVPDPDQWRLDPGLSGGATVMDIGLYPLNTARFVLDADPVRVRARAVVESEPFDAVGDEHVSFGVDFDDGTLAACTASQSAVQSSFLRVTGTEGEVTLDPAFYNRQNRGFRLSVGSQSVDYDFDRVDQMTEEFDYFAHCLLTGTDPHPDGDHALVDMRAMDAIYAAAERGSDVEVESA; this is translated from the coding sequence ATGACCGACGACCCCCTCCCCTCGCTCGACGGGTTCACCCGCCGCGACTGGCAGTCGGGGGAGACGACGGGAACGATCAGGGTCGCGATGGTCGGGCTGGGCTGGTGGACGCGCGAGCAGGCCATCCCCGCGGTCGCGGCGTCCGACTTCTGTGAGACGACTGCGGTCGTCAGCGGCTCCGCGGAGAAGGTCAGGTCGGCGACCGACCTCGCGGACTCGATCGCGCACGGGCTCACCTACGAGGAGTTCCACGACGGGGTCGCGGCCGACGCCTACGACGCCGTGTACGTCGTCACGCCGAACGGTGCCCATCTGCCGTACGTCGAGACGGCCGCCGACCTCGGGAAGGCGGTCCTCTGTGAGAAGCCGCTGGAGGCGTCCGTCGAGCGCGCCGAGCGGCTCGTCGAGGCCTGCGGGGACGCCGACGTTCCCCTGATGGTCGCCTACCGGATGCAGACCGAACCGGCGGTGCGACGGGCCAGAGAGGTCGTCGAGAGCGGCGCGATCGGCGAGCCCGTCGTCGTCCACGGGCACATGTCCCAGCGACTCCTCGACGAGGTCGTTCCCGATCCGGACCAGTGGCGGCTCGATCCGGGGCTGTCGGGCGGCGCGACGGTCATGGACATCGGCCTGTACCCGCTGAACACCGCCCGGTTCGTCCTCGACGCCGACCCGGTCCGCGTCCGGGCTCGAGCGGTCGTCGAGTCCGAGCCGTTCGACGCGGTCGGCGACGAACACGTCAGTTTCGGCGTCGACTTCGACGACGGGACGCTCGCGGCGTGTACCGCCAGCCAGTCGGCCGTCCAGTCGAGCTTCCTCCGCGTGACGGGAACGGAGGGCGAGGTCACCCTCGACCCGGCGTTCTACAACCGACAGAATCGGGGGTTCCGGCTGTCGGTCGGCTCCCAGTCCGTCGACTACGACTTCGACCGAGTCGACCAGATGACCGAGGAGTTCGACTACTTCGCACACTGCCTGTTGACGGGGACCGATCCCCATCCCGACGGCGATCACGCGCTCGTCGACATGCGCGCGATGGACGCGATCTACGCCGCGGCCGAGCGCGGAAGCGACGTCGAAGTCGAGAGCGCCTGA
- a CDS encoding fumarylacetoacetate hydrolase family protein translates to MRYSQLNLSGNRRVAVTRRSETYDLTSADADLRSFGDVARAASADGESIDHVATRLLDEAETLDPSVVEENAMVPVDASEVWAAGVTYEISEQAREDESSMPDIYLDVYDAERPELFFKATPSRTVGNREPVGVREDSTWNVPEPELGIVLHRGEIVGFTIGNDVSSRSIEGANPLYLPQAKVYDRSCSLGPCVVSRDRVDDPHDLDMEMTIERDGDVVYEDATNTSGMVRSCEELVSYFTRHNAVPELSVLLTGTSLVPEGSFDLQEGDRVDITIEEIGTLSNGVVSV, encoded by the coding sequence ATGCGATATAGTCAGCTCAACCTATCGGGAAACAGACGTGTCGCGGTGACTCGACGGTCCGAAACGTACGATCTCACGAGTGCCGACGCGGACCTCCGTTCGTTCGGAGACGTGGCGAGGGCGGCGAGTGCCGACGGGGAATCGATCGACCACGTCGCCACGAGGTTGCTCGACGAGGCCGAGACCCTCGATCCCTCGGTAGTGGAGGAGAACGCGATGGTTCCGGTAGACGCGTCGGAGGTCTGGGCGGCCGGCGTGACTTACGAGATCAGCGAACAGGCCAGGGAGGACGAGAGCTCGATGCCGGACATCTACCTCGACGTCTACGACGCGGAGCGGCCGGAGCTGTTCTTCAAGGCCACGCCGTCGCGGACGGTCGGCAACCGAGAGCCCGTCGGGGTCAGGGAGGACTCGACGTGGAACGTCCCCGAGCCGGAGCTGGGGATCGTCCTCCATCGCGGCGAGATAGTCGGCTTCACGATCGGCAACGACGTGAGCAGCCGGTCCATCGAGGGCGCGAACCCGCTGTACCTCCCCCAGGCGAAGGTGTACGACCGGAGCTGTTCGCTCGGTCCGTGCGTGGTCTCGCGGGATCGCGTCGACGACCCGCACGACCTCGACATGGAGATGACCATCGAGCGGGACGGGGACGTCGTCTACGAGGACGCCACGAACACGAGCGGGATGGTCCGCTCCTGTGAGGAGCTCGTCTCGTACTTCACCCGCCATAACGCCGTGCCGGAGCTGTCGGTGCTTCTGACCGGAACCTCGCTCGTCCCCGAGGGATCCTTCGACCTACAGGAAGGTGATCGGGTCGACATCACCATCGAGGAGATCGGAACGCTCTCGAACGGCGTGGTCTCGGTATGA
- a CDS encoding helix-turn-helix domain-containing protein gives MRYLTMSIEPSGGGAFHPLGGKLTDDPEIERRAIHYVELLSDDTVLLFAEASGSQERYRRIMEESPHVISYLTAGADRWMAVSQFEPTEPVRRALELQRDSFLVVDTPIRFTSEDRLKVTYLGTDETFKNLYARVEEAEYVSVEILETGAYEADGSSFTRLITSRQEEVLETAVDLGYYSEPRRASLEDVSEVVGIAPGTVGEHLRKVEERVFGEIVR, from the coding sequence ATGCGGTATCTCACGATGTCGATCGAGCCGAGCGGGGGCGGCGCGTTCCATCCGCTCGGGGGGAAGCTGACGGACGATCCCGAAATCGAACGGCGGGCCATTCACTACGTCGAGCTTCTCTCCGACGATACCGTGCTGTTGTTCGCGGAGGCGAGCGGCAGTCAGGAGCGGTACAGGCGGATCATGGAGGAGTCGCCCCACGTCATCAGTTACCTCACCGCCGGCGCGGACCGCTGGATGGCGGTGAGCCAGTTCGAGCCGACCGAGCCGGTTCGCCGGGCGCTCGAGCTCCAACGGGACTCGTTTCTCGTGGTCGACACGCCGATCCGGTTCACCTCCGAGGACCGGCTGAAGGTGACGTATCTGGGGACCGACGAGACGTTCAAGAACCTGTACGCGCGCGTCGAGGAGGCGGAGTACGTCTCGGTCGAGATCCTCGAGACCGGAGCGTACGAGGCCGACGGCTCGTCGTTCACCAGACTGATCACGTCCCGCCAGGAGGAGGTGCTCGAGACGGCGGTCGATCTCGGCTACTACAGCGAACCCCGGCGGGCGTCGCTGGAGGACGTCAGCGAGGTCGTCGGGATCGCTCCGGGGACGGTCGGAGAGCACCTCCGCAAGGTCGAAGAGCGCGTGTTCGGCGAGATCGTTCGGTGA
- a CDS encoding DUF7562 family protein codes for MTGTSIPWRTDSDQRVTCIACGETVDRGDAREYDKHGDRWSREGKTFEYLCKPCDRDRCHQNRDGLEETLVAAGAGRTDRETFLERYCELTIDDDHD; via the coding sequence ATGACGGGGACCTCGATCCCGTGGAGGACCGACTCCGACCAGCGGGTGACCTGTATCGCCTGTGGCGAGACGGTCGACCGGGGGGACGCCCGCGAGTACGACAAACACGGCGACCGCTGGAGTCGCGAGGGCAAGACGTTCGAGTACCTCTGTAAACCGTGCGACCGCGACCGCTGTCACCAGAACCGCGACGGGCTCGAGGAGACGCTCGTGGCGGCCGGCGCCGGCCGCACGGACCGCGAGACGTTCCTCGAGCGGTACTGCGAGCTGACGATCGATGACGACCACGACTGA
- the rdfA gene encoding rod-determining factor RdfA encodes MSDGTRSRGTKVARLIDEYDLSGTGARLEAAWTGTSGERTSLRDLADEFNERLLEVSLREANVSPRDFEVTGTYEALREGSSSERTRARRRLEREGIDVEALSSDFVTHQAIHTYLRKDREARLPDEDEDVVERKIETLEKLQGRVAVVTETTIESLASAEELDHPEYDILVDVQAICSKCGSNHSVGELFRQGGCQCEVLSD; translated from the coding sequence ATGAGCGACGGTACGCGGAGTCGCGGAACGAAGGTTGCACGGCTCATCGACGAGTACGACCTGTCCGGAACGGGGGCACGACTCGAGGCGGCGTGGACGGGCACGTCCGGCGAGCGGACGAGCCTCCGAGACCTCGCCGACGAGTTCAACGAACGACTGCTCGAAGTGAGCCTTCGCGAGGCGAACGTCTCTCCTCGTGATTTCGAGGTCACCGGAACGTACGAGGCACTACGGGAGGGATCGAGTTCCGAGAGAACTCGCGCCCGGCGACGTCTCGAACGCGAAGGGATAGACGTGGAGGCGCTCTCGAGCGATTTCGTGACACACCAGGCGATACACACGTACCTGAGAAAGGACCGCGAGGCACGTCTCCCGGACGAGGACGAGGACGTAGTCGAACGAAAGATCGAGACGCTCGAGAAACTCCAAGGGCGGGTCGCCGTCGTCACGGAGACGACGATCGAGTCGCTCGCTTCGGCCGAGGAGCTCGACCACCCGGAGTACGACATCCTGGTGGACGTCCAGGCCATCTGCTCGAAGTGCGGATCGAACCACTCCGTCGGTGAGCTATTCCGTCAGGGTGGCTGTCAATGTGAAGTCTTGTCTGATTAA
- a CDS encoding Gfo/Idh/MocA family protein, translated as MSLTVGFLGYRFMGKAHANALARLPMFFPDAPAVERDVLVGRDEEALADAVDRLGFDRYVTDWRDAVDDVDVFYNLGPNSLHPEPSIAALEAGAHAFCEKPLAHDLEAAERMADAARESDAVTATAFNYRFIPAIQYARDLVESGAIGEVRHVRARYLQDWLVDPQAPWSWRNSAEVAGSGALGDLGAHSIDLAQFLLGSRIDRVSGHLRTFVDERPVPGGGDGDALSASGSDSRETRAVTVDDAYTAQAAFADGTMGLFEASRFATGHKNGNTIELNGSEGSIRFDLERLNELEVLRGDGRGFETIHVTDESDPYGDRWWPAGHNVGWEHALVHENYEFLSAVANGGSYEPDFETGLAVQEVLDAIERSDERGEWVDVRT; from the coding sequence ATGAGCCTGACAGTCGGATTCCTCGGCTACCGGTTCATGGGCAAGGCGCACGCGAACGCGCTGGCGCGGCTCCCGATGTTCTTCCCCGACGCGCCCGCCGTCGAGCGCGACGTCCTCGTCGGGCGCGACGAGGAGGCGCTCGCGGACGCGGTCGACCGGCTCGGATTCGATCGGTACGTGACCGATTGGCGGGACGCCGTCGACGACGTCGACGTGTTCTACAACCTCGGGCCGAACAGCCTCCACCCGGAGCCGTCGATCGCGGCGCTCGAGGCGGGTGCCCACGCGTTCTGTGAGAAGCCGCTCGCCCACGACCTCGAGGCGGCCGAGCGGATGGCGGACGCGGCGCGCGAGAGCGACGCGGTCACCGCCACCGCGTTCAACTACCGATTCATCCCTGCGATCCAGTACGCGAGAGACCTCGTCGAGAGCGGCGCGATCGGCGAGGTACGGCACGTCCGCGCGCGGTACCTCCAGGACTGGCTGGTCGATCCCCAGGCGCCCTGGAGCTGGCGGAACTCGGCGGAGGTGGCGGGATCGGGCGCGCTCGGCGATCTGGGCGCGCACTCGATCGACCTCGCGCAGTTCCTCCTCGGATCGCGGATCGACCGCGTCTCGGGGCACCTGCGGACGTTCGTCGACGAGCGACCCGTGCCCGGCGGGGGCGACGGCGACGCCCTCTCTGCGTCCGGGTCCGACAGCCGGGAGACGAGGGCCGTCACGGTCGACGACGCGTACACCGCGCAGGCCGCGTTCGCGGACGGGACCATGGGCCTCTTCGAGGCCTCGCGGTTCGCCACGGGACACAAGAACGGGAACACGATCGAGCTCAACGGGTCGGAGGGGTCGATCCGGTTCGACCTGGAGCGGCTCAACGAACTCGAGGTCCTCCGGGGAGACGGTCGGGGCTTCGAGACGATCCACGTCACCGACGAGTCGGACCCGTACGGGGACCGGTGGTGGCCGGCGGGTCACAACGTCGGCTGGGAGCACGCGCTCGTCCACGAGAACTACGAGTTCCTCTCGGCGGTCGCGAACGGCGGGAGCTACGAGCCGGACTTCGAGACGGGACTCGCGGTCCAGGAGGTCCTCGACGCGATCGAGCGGAGCGACGAGCGCGGCGAGTGGGTCGACGTACGGACCTGA
- a CDS encoding alpha/beta fold hydrolase, producing the protein MSPTETRIDTDTSLLTDPDVESDYRDVNGVRLHVVTAGDPDAPLVVLLHGHPDFWYGWRDQIGPLVEAGFRVLVPDQRGCNLSEAPDGIDAYRLSELTADVRELIRSEGRESAHVVGHDFGGFVAWNVALRRPAVVDRLGILNVPHPTVYRETLRSSLRQVLRSWYVWFYQLPALPEWALGRNDMANMVESLEVTSKPGTFDEETIERYRAAWRHTGVEPRVNWYRGFRRSEPPSADVVSPSTLICWGEDDVALLPSMAEDSVGYCDDARLRTFPDASHWVHHEREAVTDALVRHLS; encoded by the coding sequence ATGTCACCCACCGAGACGCGCATCGACACCGACACATCGCTGCTGACCGACCCGGACGTCGAATCCGACTACCGGGACGTGAACGGCGTCAGGCTACACGTCGTGACCGCCGGCGACCCCGACGCCCCGCTGGTCGTCCTGTTACACGGTCATCCGGACTTCTGGTACGGGTGGCGCGATCAGATCGGCCCGCTCGTCGAGGCGGGGTTTCGCGTGCTCGTCCCGGACCAGCGGGGGTGTAATCTGAGCGAGGCACCCGACGGGATCGACGCCTATCGGCTCTCCGAGCTCACGGCCGACGTCCGTGAACTGATCCGTAGCGAGGGCCGAGAGTCGGCTCACGTCGTCGGGCACGACTTCGGCGGGTTCGTCGCCTGGAACGTGGCGCTCCGTCGGCCCGCCGTCGTCGATCGGCTCGGGATACTCAACGTCCCCCACCCGACGGTGTATCGAGAGACCTTGCGGTCCAGCCTCCGACAGGTCCTCCGGAGCTGGTACGTGTGGTTCTATCAGCTGCCGGCGCTCCCCGAGTGGGCGTTGGGGCGGAACGACATGGCCAACATGGTCGAATCGCTCGAGGTGACGTCGAAACCCGGAACGTTCGACGAGGAGACGATCGAACGCTACCGGGCCGCCTGGCGGCACACGGGCGTCGAGCCCAGGGTCAACTGGTACCGGGGGTTCCGCCGGTCCGAACCCCCGTCGGCGGACGTCGTCTCCCCGTCGACGCTGATCTGTTGGGGAGAAGACGACGTCGCGCTCCTCCCCTCGATGGCCGAGGACAGCGTCGGGTACTGCGATGACGCCCGTCTCCGAACGTTCCCCGACGCCTCACACTGGGTCCACCACGAGCGCGAAGCGGTGACGGACGCGCTCGTCCGTCATCTCTCGTAG